AGAACGATACAACGGCAATGATCATCATCGCCCAAACCATTGATTTGTAGCCGAAAATCTTTTTACGTGAGAATGTAGCCACGATCTCAGAGAAAATACCGAAAGCTGGTACTACTACGATATATACCTCAGGGTGACCCCACATCCAGATGAGGTTGAGGTACATCATCGGATTACCGCCGCCGTCCATTGTGAAGAAGTGGGCTCCTGCGAAACGGTCAAGGAACAACAGAGCCAATGTTACAGTCAAAATTGGGAAAGCGAAGATAATCATAATGCAGCTGGACAATACGGACCAGCTAAACAACGGCATTTTGGAAAGCTTCATGCCAGGTGCACGCATTTTGAGAATCGTTACGATAAAGTTAATCCCTGTCGCCAAACTACCGATACCGGAGATTTGAATCCCCCATATATAGAAGTTCTGACCTGGTCCAGGGCTGAATTCATTTTGTGACAGTGGCGGGTAAGACAACCAACCAGCGTCCGGGGAGCCCCCGATTACGAACGAAAGGTTGAACAACATCGCACCGAGCATAAACAGCCAGAAGCTGAGTGCGTTCAAGAACGGATACGCTACATCTCGAGCACCGAGTTGAAGCGGTACTACCATGTTAAACAAGGCAAACATCATCGGCATCGCCATGAACAAAATCATGATCGTACCGTGAGTCGTAAAGATGGCATTATAGTGATCCGAGTGCAGGAACTCTACGTTCGGGAATGCCAGTTGCAAACGCATCAGCAGGGCGTCAACCCCACCGCGGAACAGCATCAGAAGCGATGCGATCAAATACATAATACCAATACGTTTATGGTCAACTGTAGTCAACCATTCACGCCATAGCCAAACCCATTTTTTATACTTAGTCAGAACGAATACGATCGCAATCATAGAAAGTACAATCGATACGTCCGCACCGTAAATCAGTGGGTCACCTGTTACAAAGAACGTGGATGCAAAATCCTTAATGTTCTCCCACACGTGTTATTCCTCCTCCCTCTCGCCTAGTGGTTCATACTGGAATGATTCATTCCAGGCATGTTGTGCGATTCAGTCTTTTGATGCGTATTTAGCGAAGTCTCATTAGAAGACTTGTTACCTGCAGGCGCAGGAAGTTTCTCCATCACATAGTCCATATCGTGACCATGGCCATATTTCGCAACGATCTCTTCAAACATACCTTCTGGGAATGCAGAGTACGTAAACTTATCTGTCACGCCAGGCTTGCGAAGTTCTTCATAATCTGCCTTCGTCATAGCTGGAGTCGTACCTTTTACTTCTTTTACCCATTTATCGAACTCATCTTTTGGTTTTGCCACTACATCGAACTGCATTTTGGCGAAACCTTCACCTGAGAAGTTGGAGCTAAATCCAGCGAATGTACCTGGTTCATCTGCTTGCAGATAAAGTTCGGTAGCCATTCCCGCCATCGCATAAATCTGTCCACCCAATTCTGGAACCCAGAAAGAGTTCATCGGTGCATCAGCAGATACCTGGAAGCGAATCGGTACGCCTGCTGGAATCTCCAGATGGTTAACAGTTGCGATATTTTGTTCTGGATACGTAAACATCCATTTCCAGTCCAAAGCCGTAACCTGAATGGTTATAGGCGCAACTTCTTTATTCGGGTTCTCTTTTAACAAATAAACATCACGGACAGTAAAGTAACCCAGCAACGCAACGATAACGATAGGAATAATCCACCAAATTACCTCTAGGGTTGTACTGTGTGCCCACTCCGGCTTGTAACTTGCTTTATTGCCCGGTGTATCCCGATAACGGTATACAATGAAAGCGGTAAGCGCAATAACCGGAACGATAATGATAGCGACCAATATCGTGGAAATAATAATGAGATTGTACTGCGTTTCTGCTACAGGTCCTTTTGGATTCAAGACGAGGTATTCGCTACCACAGCCTGTCAGCAGAACGGTGCCCAACACTGCCAAGATCCAAAACTGGATATGCCTCAGCATTTTTCCTCCGCTCATTCTCCTAATCCCTCCTAGTCACAAACAACGAGCATGTAATACTTTGAGAGCGCAGTTCTTTTCGGTGAACGTCGCCTCACATATGTCGATAGTGCAGTCACTCTCTATGGAGAGGTCTCGAACGAGGTTTTGGAAAACCTTCTTTATTTTAACGTGCTTTCACACTTTTCGAGAGTTCCTCACAATAGCTTTTTTAACACAAGTGAACTTCACTATTCGCCGCATATACATACTATCAGAGTCTGCGAGCTTTTGTACTCGTTTTTAACGACGTTCAATATTTCGTAGCTTTTCTGTTACAAAGTGTTCACATAGCATTCACGAGTTGATCATATTCTTGTTAGGATTCTCCTCTAATGATTCCTGACACCCATTCTTGGTCATCATTCCCAATTCTAATTGTCAAGGATTCTTTTCACTTTTAATAAAAAAAACAAAAAAACCGCCAGCTTATTTGGCTGACGGCAAATTTCCGTATAAATAAAAAACCTCTCATTATAATGAAGAAAATGAGAGGTACGATGGGACTATTTTTTAACTTACTTAGGCATCCGTTCTTTTTAGCGTCATCAAGCGAAACACCGTGCTCATAATGAAGATATTCATGCCAGCGATCAAAAATCCGATCGACACCATCAACGGCAAGTTCTGCGATCTGAAATCGCTTGCAGTGAAAGCCATAATAACAGCACCGATGAATAGTACTGTCCAAGCCATCCATCTTAATACATCTGCTGCTTTTCGATCGTTATTCATTACACAAAACCCCTATCATCATAGATTTTTTGCGTGACCGTTTTTGTTTTATGCTCTTATTGTAACATAATATTCACTTGTTGTTCATATTTTGTTCATTTTTTTATAAAGAATTTGTCAAAACTTTTTTCATAAACCTATTGTTTATCGCATTGTTGAAAATTTACTTTGTGTCACAAATGTGAAAACCTTATTGTTATAATGAATGGAGTAAACGCTTTCAAGCATTTATAGCATCGTGCTCTGTCATCGAAGGTGGTATGCCTTCGAGACTGATTATCGGAATTATTGCTGCTATTATCATTGCCAGACGAGTCAAGCGATTGATCTTTGGTCTGGAGCCTGAAGAAATCTCATTTTTGTTTACGGAAAAAGTAGCTATTCAAGAATCGATTCGCGATGCTACGGTAGCAGTCGATATGCAAGGGCGTGTCGTCTCGATGAATAAACGCGCACGTTCCCCCTCCAAGAGGATTTGTCCGTGAGCCATTCGACCGTGCGCAGATACCCCGAATTTTTCGTCTCTATTAATGAAGTAACTGTCGAGACGTTCTATGGAACCGTCGGACGTCCGGAACGAAAATACCGCTGGATTCCGTAAAAAATAGCCAAATAATGCCTGATGGCAAAAAGAAGGGGAAGCTTCATTTATGAACCTGAAGCTTCCCTTTTTCTTTTCTTGCTGCCGATTGTGTCGCACCTGGACTCTTTCCCCGAAACATCGTGATGATGGCAACAGCTGCGATGATCATGACAGCAGCAATCAAGGTTTGGCTCGTCAATTGTTCATCAGCGATTAGCCAGCCTAGAAATACAGCGACAATCGGGTTCACATAAGCGTACGTGGAGACCAGAGCAGGCTCTGCATTTTTCAAAAGCCAAATGTACGCCGTATAGGCGACAATGGAACCAAATCCAACTAAATAGCCAAAAGCAATCCAGGAACGCAGGGTAATCTCTGTTATATGCAGCCTCGTCCAATCGTCGAGAAACAGCGACGCGATCCCCAGCAAAATTCCTCCGATGATCATTTGCAAGGCCGTCGCCATTACAGGTGATGCTGGGAGCTTTGCATAGCGCGAATACAGCGATCCCACTGACCAGCAGATCGAAGCAAATAGGAGCGCCACGATTCCGATCGTATCGATTCCTTGATTGCCTGTGCCCCCGGGATGGACAACCAGCACAGCGATCCCCGCCAACCCAAACAGGATTCCTCCCAAGACTCCAGCTGTGGGCTTTTGCTTGCTGCCACCGAACCAATTGAAAACGAGAATCCATACTGGAACCGTAGCGATTAGCAAGGACGCGATTGCTGACGGTACCTTGAGCTGTGCCCATGCAACTACACCATTACCACCGAGAAGCAGCAACGCCCCAACTATTCCAGCCCCTCTCCATTCTGCTGCACTGGGCAGCTCTGCCCCTTTCCAACGCCCGATCAAAAACAGGATCGATCCCGCCAGAAAAAATCGCGCCCCCGCCATAATAAAGGGTGGCATCGACTCAATGGCGATCTTCATTCCAAGATAAGTGCCTCCCCAAAATAGGTAGACCGCTAGCAACGCAATCGTAACGACAAATAATTTTGAATCTTTTTTTCCTGTCATTGTATTTCCACCCTGGCTTTCAAATGTCTTTCCTTCCATCCTCGTAGATCGTTGACAAGATGAAGGTCGTGGAGGTTTCCAGTATTTCGTCATACCGGACCATTTCATCGATCAGATTGGTGATATCTTCCGGTGCCATCGCACGTACTTTTAGCATCATACACCACTCTCCCGCGAGCCGCTGGCATTCAATGATGGTCACGTTCGGTACTTCAACATTCATAATCTTTGCTGTGATTTCTTTGAAATCCTGACATCTTGCTTTGACGAAGATCAATACCTTCAGCCTTTGCTCCAATTTTCTCCAGTCAATGATGCCACGGTATCCCTTGATAACCCCATTCTTTTCGAGCTTGGCAACCCGCTGGTGGACAGCCGGTCGCGAGATGTGCAGCAGCTTGCTGATTTCCTCATGAGATATCCTTCCGTTTTCCTCGAGCAATTGAACAATTCTCAGGTCAACCTCATCCATCGCATACCTCCTGTGGTTATAGTAGCACATTTTCCTTCATATAGACCATTCGTACTCTATATTGACCGAATTCAAACGAATAGTAAATACAGAAGCAAGATATCAAAAGTAAAATGCTAAAAAACCGTCATGAAAGCCCCTTAGCATTACGAATCGTTACTTAGGTACTCATACCGAAAAAGCGCTTGTTTGGGACTAAAAAAACCTGCCTTTCGAAGACAGGCTACTTCTTGTATCCATACACAGAATAATCCGCTCGCACTTTTCGAATCGCTAGCCAAACCGGCAATCCTCTCGCTACCCAACGCAGGGCGGACATAATGTTTTGTTCATTTTCAAACTGCTCGACAATGATGACGGTCTTTTCATTGATGTACGACTGTAGCTCCTCCCACCCCATTGCCGAATAGCGGTCATTTCCGTACGTTTTCAGCGCCAAAAAGTCTTCGCGTTTTGGGTCCTTCAGTTGAAGGAGATGTTGAATGGCTCTTGCGCATTCTGGGTTAATAGTGTTATTCATAGATGCCATGCCTCACTTTGGTACGGGATGACCTTTGTCCAGCACCTGATATTTTTTGCTTTCTTTCCTGACGATTTCAATTGCGATTTTGTTCTTATCTGGTATGCCTTTTATCGTGTAGTATGTACTGCCCGGGACGTAGAAGGGAGTATCGCCCTCTTTGAACTCCTCCCATTCGCCTATTCTGTTGACTACCCCAAGTCTGCTATCCAGATTGGTTTCAGTTAGCTCCTCTTCAATCGGAACGTAATAATATCCATCATGAACGAGGTATTCAAAAGATCTGTCTTCCGATTTTTCGAGCCAACTCGCATCTTTCGAGTCTAATGCTGTATTTTCCATAGTGGTAAGAATAGAAGTTACTTGCTGGGCTTTGATCGAGTCTTCGATTTGCGAGATACCCATGCCCGCACTGCCAATTCCAAGTGCGCTGAGAAACAGGATGACAAAAAGCCATTTTCGATTTTTCAATCTACCACCACCTTTGAATATGTAAAATAACCTTACTCCATATTATATGAATTGAGTAAGGTTTAGCTTTTTCAAATTAAAATATTACTATGTTACATAGACAGATACACAAAAAACAAACGAACTTTTCCGAATGATGAATACCAGCTAATCTTTAGTTTATTTAACTTCACTAACACCATACTAGTTTAGCCAGTACTGTTTTTTATGTAAGTGTAGTGGGTGTAAAATTGTCTATTGTATCTATTGATATATCAACGGCTTCTTGACGCTTACTTAGATGTTGATAATAAGCACTCAAATAATCACAAAGTACCGTTAATCCTAACATCAGAATAAAGAGCATGACAATAAGTATTTGGAATTTCTTAAACATAACTTTGTCATTATACAAATTAATTAGTTTTTTATGCCCGTCAAGTCCTATGAAAATTACTAAAGCAATGTACAAAACAACTTTAAAATAAATTGAAATTGGCAGGCTGTATATAATAGCTGCAAAAATAAAGATTGTTAAAGTGCTCAATAAAGCTACCATATTCATTTATCCCTCCATTTTCTTTATCATAAATAAAGCTTCCCAACATTGAGCCTGATGTATTAAATTGCCTTTATTATTATTTACCCCCTCTTGATACTTCCCTATTTCTTTGTCTTGCACTACATATTGCTGAAGTATCATTTGCCTCTGCTTAATATGCGACTGCAACGTATGAAGTAGCGTTTTTTTTGTTGAATGCATTTTGCACAACCACCTTTTTTCACTCGCACCCTCTTTCTTTTTTCCTGCCTTGGTTCGGACAACGACATTCGTTGCCAATCTACAATGTGCAAATCCAACTCTTGACTTAGCTTGACAACAGCTTCATCTTTTAGTCCTTTTTCCTTAACGAGTTCATGGAGTTGTACGCGCAATACTTCGATTTTCTGTTTGATTGAATGGATAGCGTAATCAGTTGCTACTTTTTTTACCATTTTACCCATCTCCAGAAATTTACTATTTATCTTTTACATGTTAAGTCTATCCCTTGTTACGTGTTTCTGGAAAATAAAGTAAAGTTAATACATTCGCCATTTTCGTACAAAATACG
The window above is part of the Brevibacillus antibioticus genome. Proteins encoded here:
- a CDS encoding cbb3-type cytochrome c oxidase subunit I — encoded protein: MWENIKDFASTFFVTGDPLIYGADVSIVLSMIAIVFVLTKYKKWVWLWREWLTTVDHKRIGIMYLIASLLMLFRGGVDALLMRLQLAFPNVEFLHSDHYNAIFTTHGTIMILFMAMPMMFALFNMVVPLQLGARDVAYPFLNALSFWLFMLGAMLFNLSFVIGGSPDAGWLSYPPLSQNEFSPGPGQNFYIWGIQISGIGSLATGINFIVTILKMRAPGMKLSKMPLFSWSVLSSCIMIIFAFPILTVTLALLFLDRFAGAHFFTMDGGGNPMMYLNLIWMWGHPEVYIVVVPAFGIFSEIVATFSRKKIFGYKSMVWAMMIIAVVSFFTWAHHFFTMGTSASVISFFAISTMVVGIPTGVKVFNWLFTMYRGRISFKQPMLWTIAFIPCFVIGGATGVMLAVAPADYQYHNSYFLVAHFHQVLIGGVVFGYLAGIYYWWPKLFGFKLDEKLGKWGFWFWNIGFYVCFMPQYALGFMGMTRRYYTYGWDRGWADMNLVSTVGAFMMGIGFIFQVWQIAYSIKNGERDTTGDPWNGRTLEWSIPSPAPFYNFAVVPQVKEMDDWWATKEAKANGTYKEQPAKLEPIHMPKNSGIPFIMANFWFLVGFGFTFGWVWMAVIGFIGVFACMWARSFQYDTDYYVPVEEVRRTEASLGRVV
- the qoxA gene encoding cytochrome aa3 quinol oxidase subunit II; amino-acid sequence: MSGGKMLRHIQFWILAVLGTVLLTGCGSEYLVLNPKGPVAETQYNLIIISTILVAIIIVPVIALTAFIVYRYRDTPGNKASYKPEWAHSTTLEVIWWIIPIVIVALLGYFTVRDVYLLKENPNKEVAPITIQVTALDWKWMFTYPEQNIATVNHLEIPAGVPIRFQVSADAPMNSFWVPELGGQIYAMAGMATELYLQADEPGTFAGFSSNFSGEGFAKMQFDVVAKPKDEFDKWVKEVKGTTPAMTKADYEELRKPGVTDKFTYSAFPEGMFEEIVAKYGHGHDMDYVMEKLPAPAGNKSSNETSLNTHQKTESHNMPGMNHSSMNH
- a CDS encoding EamA family transporter codes for the protein MTGKKDSKLFVVTIALLAVYLFWGGTYLGMKIAIESMPPFIMAGARFFLAGSILFLIGRWKGAELPSAAEWRGAGIVGALLLLGGNGVVAWAQLKVPSAIASLLIATVPVWILVFNWFGGSKQKPTAGVLGGILFGLAGIAVLVVHPGGTGNQGIDTIGIVALLFASICWSVGSLYSRYAKLPASPVMATALQMIIGGILLGIASLFLDDWTRLHITEITLRSWIAFGYLVGFGSIVAYTAYIWLLKNAEPALVSTYAYVNPIVAVFLGWLIADEQLTSQTLIAAVMIIAAVAIITMFRGKSPGATQSAARKEKGKLQVHK
- a CDS encoding Lrp/AsnC family transcriptional regulator — protein: MDEVDLRIVQLLEENGRISHEEISKLLHISRPAVHQRVAKLEKNGVIKGYRGIIDWRKLEQRLKVLIFVKARCQDFKEITAKIMNVEVPNVTIIECQRLAGEWCMMLKVRAMAPEDITNLIDEMVRYDEILETSTTFILSTIYEDGRKDI
- a CDS encoding aspartyl-phosphate phosphatase Spo0E family protein; protein product: MVKKVATDYAIHSIKQKIEVLRVQLHELVKEKGLKDEAVVKLSQELDLHIVDWQRMSLSEPRQEKRKRVRVKKGGCAKCIQQKKRYFIRCSRILSRGK